From the genome of Amycolatopsis sp. NBC_01488, one region includes:
- a CDS encoding LCP family protein, which translates to MTDWPAPTVPAGRNHGVAVFARRGGKVVVSLLSVAILALTWYGWQFIGDPNTGLTTTNVFADTEAHAKPLDGAIDILLVGQDSRTDAQGNPLSREVLDMLHAGVSDGELNTDTMILVHIPQNGKQAVAISFPRDSWVELAGGYGKHKLNSAFVYAYTDTYKTLQRQGMTDLKQADAQAKVAGRKNLIATIEKFIGKPGMIDRYAEVNLASFYEITKSIGGVEVCLNGPVKEAKSGVDLPGGRQTIEGVQALAFVRQRYGLPNYDLDRIARQQAFLSGLARKVISSDVLTSPGKIADLVSAVKKSVVVSQGWDLTEFAEQMRGLTGGNIEFHTIPTLGNAVIGGADVLRVDQAAVQAEVTRLTSDGDTPSTPTATQLPGAKAVTVELFDGSGSPTLAGQTHTMLQGKGFTVAADQKLSTRTTTVVRYNPADTAALDLVKQALGAGVQAEPDRDVTAGHVRVLLGKDFRSSAAGSGGAPTSSAPPSAPVSTTPAAPPITAGDVPCVN; encoded by the coding sequence GTGACCGATTGGCCTGCGCCGACCGTCCCGGCGGGCCGCAACCACGGCGTCGCGGTGTTCGCACGCCGCGGCGGCAAGGTCGTCGTGTCGTTGCTGTCCGTCGCGATCCTGGCCCTGACCTGGTACGGCTGGCAGTTCATCGGTGACCCGAACACCGGCCTGACCACCACGAACGTCTTCGCCGACACCGAGGCGCACGCGAAGCCGCTCGACGGCGCCATCGACATCCTCCTGGTCGGCCAGGACAGCCGCACCGACGCGCAGGGCAACCCGCTGTCGCGCGAGGTGCTGGACATGCTGCACGCCGGCGTTTCGGACGGCGAGCTGAACACCGACACGATGATCCTGGTGCACATCCCCCAGAACGGGAAACAGGCGGTCGCGATCTCGTTCCCCCGCGACTCCTGGGTGGAGCTGGCCGGCGGCTACGGCAAGCACAAGCTCAACAGCGCGTTCGTCTACGCGTACACGGACACTTACAAGACGTTGCAGCGCCAGGGAATGACCGACCTGAAGCAGGCCGACGCGCAGGCGAAGGTCGCCGGGCGGAAGAACCTGATCGCCACGATCGAGAAGTTCATCGGCAAGCCCGGGATGATCGACCGCTACGCCGAGGTCAACCTGGCGAGCTTCTACGAGATCACCAAGTCGATCGGCGGCGTCGAGGTCTGTCTCAACGGACCGGTCAAGGAGGCGAAGTCCGGCGTGGACCTGCCGGGCGGCCGCCAGACGATCGAGGGCGTGCAGGCGCTCGCGTTCGTCCGCCAGCGCTACGGCCTGCCCAACTACGACCTCGACCGGATCGCGCGGCAGCAGGCGTTCCTCTCCGGGCTGGCCCGCAAGGTCATCTCGAGCGACGTGCTGACCAGCCCGGGCAAGATCGCCGACCTCGTGTCGGCGGTGAAGAAGTCCGTCGTGGTCTCGCAGGGCTGGGACCTGACCGAGTTCGCCGAGCAGATGCGCGGCCTGACCGGCGGCAACATCGAGTTCCACACCATCCCGACGCTGGGCAACGCGGTGATCGGCGGCGCCGACGTGCTGCGCGTCGACCAGGCGGCCGTCCAGGCCGAGGTGACGCGGCTGACGTCGGACGGCGACACCCCGTCGACGCCGACGGCCACGCAGCTGCCCGGCGCGAAGGCCGTCACGGTCGAGCTGTTCGACGGCTCGGGCTCGCCGACGCTGGCCGGCCAGACGCACACCATGCTCCAGGGCAAGGGCTTCACCGTCGCCGCCGACCAGAAGCTGAGCACCCGCACCACCACCGTCGTCCGGTACAACCCGGCCGACACCGCCGCGCTGGACCTGGTCAAGCAGGCGCTGGGCGCCGGCGTCCAGGCCGAGCCGGACCGCGACGTCACCGCCGGGCACGTGCGCGTGCTGCTGGGCAAGGACTTCCGCAGCTCGGCCGCGGGCTCGGGCGGCGCGCCGACGTCGTCGGCCCCGCCCTCGGCCCCGGTGTCCACCACCCCCGCCGCGCCGCCGATCACCGCGGGCGACGTTCCCTGCGTCAACTAG
- a CDS encoding translation factor GTPase family protein, with the protein MKTLNIGILAHVDAGKTSLTERLLFEAGAIDHLGSVDGGDTQTDSLELERRRGITIRSAVVSFVTGDTRITLIDTPGHSDFIAEVERALRVLDGAVLVVSAVEGVQAQTRVLMRTLRRLGIPALIFVNKIDRPGARDLLGEIRAKLAPRAIALTAPTAPDELAEFLADGDDTFLASYVDGPVDAAACRAELVRQVARGAAHPVLAGSAIIGTGVPDLITAMAELLPATERTGDGPLHATVFKIDRGRAGEKIAYARLHSGSLAVRQRISFYRGETELTGRISAIDVAGDDVALAGDVARVRGLRDVRIGDRLGSPGAARDGVFAPPSLETVVRPVRPDQASALFTALTRLSEEDPLIDVRRHDHDVSVRLYGEVQKEVLRSMLADGAGIDVTFERTRTLYVEKPVGRGEALEELDPAQRLYFFATVGLRVEPGRGVGFGLSVELGSLPPAFHKAIEETVYTTLEQGLYGWEVLDIAVTLTHTAYFSPISAAGDFRKMTPLVLMAALKQADTRVHEPVHRFELEVPAKAVSAVLLKLADLRGVPGEPVAGPSSCTLHGTIPAEHVHAFEQALPALSQGEGVFLSEFAAYRPCPGPPPTRPRTGENPLDRDEYLAQVSRR; encoded by the coding sequence GTGAAAACCCTGAACATCGGCATCCTCGCGCACGTCGACGCCGGTAAGACCAGCCTGACCGAGCGCCTGCTCTTCGAAGCGGGCGCCATCGACCACCTCGGCAGCGTCGACGGCGGCGACACCCAGACCGACTCCCTGGAGCTGGAACGCCGTCGCGGCATCACCATCCGCTCCGCGGTGGTGTCGTTCGTGACCGGCGACACCCGGATCACGCTGATCGACACCCCGGGTCATTCGGACTTCATCGCCGAGGTCGAACGCGCCCTGCGCGTGCTCGACGGCGCCGTCCTCGTGGTGTCCGCCGTCGAAGGCGTCCAGGCGCAGACCCGCGTGCTGATGCGCACGCTGCGCCGCCTCGGCATCCCGGCGCTGATCTTCGTCAACAAGATCGACCGGCCGGGCGCGCGTGACCTCCTCGGCGAGATCCGCGCAAAGCTGGCGCCGCGGGCGATCGCGCTGACCGCCCCCACGGCACCCGACGAGCTGGCCGAATTCCTGGCCGACGGTGACGACACCTTCCTTGCGTCCTATGTGGACGGTCCGGTCGACGCCGCGGCCTGCCGCGCCGAGCTGGTCCGCCAGGTCGCACGCGGCGCGGCGCACCCGGTCCTGGCCGGCTCGGCGATCATCGGCACCGGCGTCCCGGACCTGATCACGGCGATGGCCGAGCTGCTCCCGGCGACCGAACGCACCGGCGACGGACCGCTGCACGCGACGGTGTTCAAGATCGACCGCGGCCGCGCCGGGGAGAAGATCGCCTACGCGCGCCTGCACTCCGGCTCACTGGCGGTGCGACAGCGGATTTCCTTCTACCGCGGCGAAACCGAGCTGACCGGCCGCATCTCGGCGATCGACGTCGCCGGAGACGACGTGGCGCTCGCGGGCGACGTCGCCCGCGTGCGCGGGCTGCGGGACGTCCGGATCGGCGACCGGCTCGGCTCCCCCGGAGCCGCCCGCGACGGCGTCTTCGCGCCGCCGAGCCTGGAGACCGTCGTGCGGCCGGTCCGGCCCGACCAGGCGTCAGCACTGTTCACGGCGTTGACCCGGCTGTCCGAAGAGGACCCGCTGATCGACGTCCGCCGCCACGACCACGACGTTTCGGTGCGGCTCTACGGCGAGGTGCAGAAGGAAGTCCTGCGCTCGATGCTCGCCGACGGCGCCGGCATCGACGTCACCTTCGAGCGGACGCGCACGCTGTACGTCGAGAAGCCGGTCGGCCGCGGCGAGGCTCTCGAGGAGCTGGATCCGGCACAGCGGCTGTACTTCTTCGCGACGGTCGGGCTGCGGGTGGAACCGGGGCGCGGAGTCGGGTTCGGGCTGTCGGTCGAGCTGGGGTCGCTGCCGCCGGCGTTCCACAAGGCCATCGAAGAGACCGTGTACACCACTCTCGAGCAGGGGCTGTACGGCTGGGAGGTGCTGGACATCGCCGTCACGTTGACGCACACGGCGTACTTCAGCCCGATCAGCGCCGCCGGCGACTTCCGGAAGATGACGCCGTTGGTCCTGATGGCGGCGCTGAAGCAGGCCGACACGCGCGTGCACGAGCCGGTGCACCGCTTCGAGCTGGAGGTGCCGGCCAAGGCCGTCAGCGCGGTGCTGCTCAAGCTCGCCGACCTGCGCGGAGTGCCCGGCGAACCGGTCGCCGGGCCGTCGTCGTGCACGCTGCACGGCACGATCCCGGCGGAGCACGTCCACGCGTTCGAGCAGGCGCTGCCCGCACTCAGCCAAGGCGAAGGCGTGTTCCTCAGCGAGTTCGCGGCCTACCGGCCCTGCCCCGGTCCGCCGCCGACCCGGCCGCGGACCGGCGAAAACCCGTTGGACCGCGACGAATACCTCGCGCAGGTGTCCCGGCGTTAG
- a CDS encoding DoxX family protein, producing MFGRVKDVALLLGRIGVAVVFLAHGLQKWNNGIAGTAKFFEMSGIPLPTAAAVFAMTVEILGSVAFIAGFLLPLVGIGYVVISVGALLSGHIDNGLTGQGGYELVLVLALAGLALGFNGGRLSLDHLLWGRRRARREVEAGELANA from the coding sequence ATGTTCGGACGAGTCAAGGACGTGGCCCTGCTGCTGGGGAGGATCGGCGTCGCGGTTGTCTTCCTCGCGCACGGGCTCCAGAAGTGGAACAACGGCATCGCCGGCACGGCGAAGTTCTTCGAGATGTCGGGCATCCCGCTGCCCACGGCTGCCGCGGTGTTCGCGATGACCGTCGAGATCCTCGGCTCCGTCGCGTTCATCGCCGGGTTCCTGCTGCCGCTGGTCGGCATCGGGTACGTCGTGATCTCCGTCGGCGCGCTGCTTTCGGGGCACATCGACAACGGCCTGACCGGCCAGGGCGGCTACGAGCTGGTCCTGGTGCTCGCGCTCGCCGGGCTGGCGCTGGGCTTCAACGGCGGGCGGCTTTCACTCGACCACCTGCTGTGGGGCCGCAGGCGCGCCCGCCGCGAAGTCGAAGCCGGTGAGCTGGCGAACGCCTAG
- the rfbB gene encoding dTDP-glucose 4,6-dehydratase: MRVLVTGGAGFIGSHYVRQVLTGAYPALRDAEVVVLDKLTYAGNEANLAPVAADPRLRFVRGDICDTARVAEVMRGVDLVVHFAAESHVDRSILGAADFVLTNVLGTQNLLQTALEAGVSKFVHVSTDEVYGSIETGSWTEDHVLEPNSPYSASKASSDLVARSFFRTHGLPVCITRCSNNYGPYQFPEKVIPLFVTNLLDGRKVPLYGDGLNVRDWLHVDDHCHGIQLVADGGRPGEIYNIGGGTELTNRELTEQLLAAVGAGWDSVEPVEDRKGHDRRYSVDITKIASELGYAPRVSFEDGLAATVAWYTDNRAWWEPLAERAALNK; the protein is encoded by the coding sequence ATGCGGGTCCTGGTCACCGGGGGTGCCGGCTTCATCGGGTCGCACTACGTCCGGCAGGTGCTCACCGGCGCCTACCCGGCGCTGCGCGACGCCGAGGTGGTGGTGCTGGACAAACTCACCTACGCCGGCAACGAGGCCAACCTGGCCCCGGTCGCCGCCGACCCGCGGCTGCGGTTCGTCCGCGGCGACATCTGTGACACCGCGCGGGTCGCCGAGGTCATGCGCGGCGTGGACCTGGTCGTGCACTTCGCCGCCGAGTCGCATGTGGACCGCTCGATCCTCGGCGCGGCCGACTTCGTGCTGACCAACGTGCTCGGCACGCAGAACCTGCTGCAGACGGCGCTGGAAGCGGGCGTCTCGAAGTTCGTCCACGTCTCCACGGACGAGGTGTACGGCTCGATCGAGACCGGCTCCTGGACCGAAGATCACGTGCTGGAGCCGAACTCGCCCTATTCGGCGTCGAAGGCGTCCTCCGATCTGGTGGCGCGCTCCTTCTTCCGGACGCACGGGCTGCCGGTGTGCATCACGCGGTGCTCCAACAACTACGGTCCGTACCAGTTCCCCGAGAAGGTCATCCCGCTGTTCGTCACGAACCTCCTCGACGGGCGGAAGGTGCCGCTCTACGGCGACGGCCTCAACGTCCGTGACTGGCTGCACGTGGACGATCACTGCCACGGCATCCAGCTGGTCGCCGACGGCGGCCGCCCCGGCGAGATCTACAACATCGGCGGCGGCACCGAGCTGACGAACCGCGAGCTGACGGAGCAGCTGCTCGCGGCCGTCGGAGCGGGCTGGGACAGCGTCGAGCCGGTCGAAGACCGCAAGGGCCACGACCGCCGGTACTCGGTGGACATCACGAAGATCGCGTCAGAGCTGGGGTACGCTCCGCGCGTGTCCTTCGAGGACGGTCTGGCCGCGACAGTGGCCTGGTACACGGACAATCGCGCGTGGTGGGAGCCCCTGGCGGAGCGGGCCGCGCTCAACAAGTGA
- a CDS encoding DUF1206 domain-containing protein, whose amino-acid sequence MRRGEAEAERGEKSDTAQLLGRIGMACYGVVHLIIAYLAVQVAFGSSERADQKGALQEVGSTAFGQVLLWILAIGLVLFGLWQFLMAATGYEWVSGGKRTRKRIGAAARGVVVIVLGFTAFRIATGSGGGGSSNQKQQEFTAKLLQLPAGPALVVIAAAGVLGVAIAAGVKGVKKTFLEDLDTTELPGKSKRWISWLGTTGYLAKGVVLTVVAILLAIAGFTADPNKAGGLDAALKTLAAQPFGTVLLTVVALGLAAFGAYCFGAGWAHKR is encoded by the coding sequence GTGCGCCGGGGCGAGGCGGAGGCCGAAAGAGGCGAGAAGAGCGACACCGCGCAGCTGCTCGGCCGGATCGGCATGGCCTGCTACGGCGTCGTGCACCTGATCATCGCGTACCTGGCCGTGCAGGTCGCCTTCGGGAGCAGCGAGCGGGCCGACCAGAAGGGCGCGCTGCAGGAGGTCGGCTCCACGGCGTTCGGCCAGGTCCTGCTCTGGATCCTGGCGATCGGCCTGGTCCTGTTCGGCCTCTGGCAGTTCCTGATGGCCGCCACCGGCTACGAATGGGTCAGCGGCGGCAAGCGGACGCGCAAGCGGATCGGCGCGGCCGCACGCGGCGTCGTCGTGATCGTGCTGGGCTTCACCGCGTTCCGGATCGCCACCGGCAGCGGTGGTGGCGGGTCGAGCAACCAGAAGCAGCAGGAGTTCACCGCCAAGCTGCTCCAGCTGCCGGCCGGGCCGGCGCTGGTGGTCATCGCCGCGGCGGGCGTCCTCGGGGTCGCGATCGCCGCCGGGGTGAAGGGCGTGAAGAAGACATTCCTCGAAGACCTGGACACGACCGAGCTGCCGGGGAAGTCCAAGCGCTGGATCAGTTGGCTCGGCACCACGGGCTACCTCGCCAAGGGCGTCGTGCTGACCGTGGTCGCGATCCTCCTCGCCATCGCCGGGTTCACCGCCGACCCGAACAAGGCCGGCGGGCTGGACGCCGCGCTCAAGACGCTCGCCGCCCAGCCCTTCGGCACCGTGCTGCTGACCGTCGTGGCGCTCGGCCTGGCCGCGTTCGGCGCGTACTGCTTCGGCGCCGGCTGGGCGCACAAGCGCTAA
- a CDS encoding NAD(P)H-binding protein: MSILVTGARGHVGRAVLDALVTAGQDVRAASRDATTLDVPDGVDAVSADLEDPSTLDVALDGVSGVFLYARPSGVEGFVKAAEAAGVRHVVLLSSGATLEPRSSQSRIAALHRAVEQALIAAPFAETLLNPGAFATNVLGWRADIAEGVVRTPYPDARIGAIHERDIADVAARILVDGSHGGEALPLSGPAPITFREQAEVLADVLGRPLRVEEETPEQTTARMTALGWPPEVPPEVLRAWERTTREPSAVTEVVREVTGNAPRTFRQWAEDHRADFA, from the coding sequence ATGTCCATTCTCGTCACGGGCGCGCGCGGACACGTCGGGCGCGCGGTGCTCGACGCGCTCGTCACCGCAGGCCAGGACGTCCGCGCGGCGAGCCGCGACGCCACCACGCTCGACGTCCCGGACGGCGTCGACGCGGTGAGCGCCGACCTCGAAGATCCGTCCACACTGGACGTCGCGCTCGACGGCGTCTCGGGGGTGTTCCTGTACGCGCGGCCCTCGGGGGTCGAGGGCTTCGTGAAGGCGGCCGAAGCGGCCGGCGTGCGGCACGTGGTGCTGCTGTCGTCGGGGGCGACGCTCGAGCCGCGGTCCTCGCAGAGCCGGATCGCGGCGCTCCACCGCGCGGTGGAGCAGGCGCTGATCGCGGCGCCGTTCGCGGAGACGCTGCTGAACCCGGGCGCGTTCGCCACCAACGTCCTGGGCTGGCGCGCGGACATCGCCGAGGGCGTCGTCCGCACCCCGTACCCGGACGCGCGGATCGGCGCCATCCACGAGCGCGACATCGCCGACGTCGCGGCGCGGATCCTGGTCGACGGCTCCCACGGGGGCGAAGCGCTGCCGCTGAGCGGGCCGGCGCCGATCACGTTCCGGGAGCAGGCGGAAGTGCTCGCGGACGTCCTCGGCCGGCCGCTGCGGGTCGAGGAGGAGACGCCGGAGCAGACGACGGCCCGCATGACGGCGCTGGGGTGGCCGCCGGAGGTGCCGCCGGAGGTCCTGCGCGCGTGGGAGCGGACGACGCGGGAGCCGTCGGCGGTGACAGAGGTGGTGCGTGAGGTGACCGGGAACGCGCCGCGGACCTTCCGGCAGTGGGCGGAGGACCACCGCGCCGACTTCGCCTGA
- a CDS encoding glycosyltransferase family 4 protein has product MARSLSVLLDGTPLLGARTGIGRYTSALIEELVSIPEVDTRAVAFTLRGWRRLRHVLPYGARARGMPVAARLLRMAWMRSDFPPVELFAGPTDVVHGTNFVLPGRVRAAGVVTIHDLAFFDNPAELAPSDHGLPELVRRGARRANVICTPTAAVADSVAERLDVDRDKIVVTPLGVNPAWFTARPPDDERRARLGLPARYLLFAGAAGPRKGLDWLTRAHEAAPDLPDLVFAGPGPFPRGARTFQTGYLSDVDLRTVVAGASALVLPSRDEGFGLPVLEAMASDVPVVCTDIPALREVAGDCASLVPYGDVDGLAEALRTAVTDPHAAATSASRRAHAANFTWRTCAELTVGAYRLASGRH; this is encoded by the coding sequence GTGGCTAGATCCCTCAGCGTCCTCCTCGACGGCACCCCACTGCTCGGCGCGCGCACCGGCATCGGCCGGTACACGTCCGCGCTGATCGAAGAGCTGGTGTCGATCCCCGAGGTCGACACGCGCGCGGTGGCGTTCACGCTGCGGGGCTGGCGACGGCTGCGGCACGTCCTCCCGTACGGCGCGCGGGCGCGCGGCATGCCGGTGGCGGCGCGGCTGCTGCGGATGGCGTGGATGCGGTCGGACTTCCCGCCGGTGGAGCTGTTCGCCGGGCCGACCGACGTCGTGCACGGCACGAACTTCGTGCTGCCGGGCCGGGTCCGCGCCGCGGGCGTGGTGACGATCCACGACCTGGCCTTCTTCGACAACCCCGCGGAGCTGGCTCCGAGCGATCACGGGCTGCCGGAGCTGGTCCGCCGCGGTGCCCGCCGCGCGAACGTGATCTGCACCCCGACGGCGGCGGTGGCCGACTCGGTGGCGGAGCGCCTCGACGTCGACCGCGACAAGATCGTGGTGACGCCGCTGGGCGTCAACCCGGCGTGGTTCACCGCGCGCCCGCCGGACGACGAGCGCCGCGCGCGGCTCGGACTGCCCGCGCGGTACCTGCTGTTCGCCGGAGCGGCGGGCCCGCGCAAGGGCCTCGACTGGCTGACCCGCGCCCACGAAGCGGCGCCGGACCTGCCGGACCTGGTGTTCGCGGGTCCCGGCCCGTTCCCGCGTGGCGCCCGGACCTTCCAGACCGGCTATCTGTCCGATGTGGACCTCCGGACGGTGGTCGCCGGGGCATCGGCGCTGGTACTGCCGTCGCGCGACGAGGGGTTCGGGCTGCCGGTGCTGGAGGCGATGGCCTCGGACGTCCCGGTGGTGTGCACGGACATCCCGGCGTTGCGCGAAGTGGCGGGCGACTGCGCGAGCCTGGTCCCGTACGGCGACGTCGACGGGCTGGCGGAGGCCCTGCGCACGGCGGTGACGGACCCGCACGCGGCGGCGACGTCGGCTTCCCGGCGCGCGCACGCGGCCAACTTCACGTGGCGGACGTGCGCCGAGCTGACGGTCGGCGCGTACCGGCTGGCCTCAGGCCGTCACTGA
- a CDS encoding TIGR03089 family protein, whose protein sequence is MSLTDELLRPLLASPAKPLITHYDDQLGSRVELSVATTANWAAKTANWLTEEFDVEPGDAVAVQLPAHWQTVGVLLGAWWCGARVVAEGAGARVAFVGPDDPEPTGAAATAVVTLDPMGRGLAEAPGGGAFDYLTEARAAGDQYTPLFPIPGDTAALFESTVDEVLAEARARAAKLGLSADDRVLSTRDWDGPEDILDGLLVPLAAGVHLVHVSNADEAKLGARRDAERTTADLPT, encoded by the coding sequence ATGAGCCTGACCGACGAGCTGCTGCGCCCGCTGCTGGCCTCGCCCGCGAAACCGTTGATCACCCACTACGACGACCAGCTGGGCAGCCGCGTCGAGCTGTCGGTGGCGACGACCGCCAACTGGGCGGCCAAGACGGCCAACTGGCTGACCGAGGAGTTCGACGTCGAGCCGGGCGACGCGGTGGCCGTGCAGCTCCCGGCGCACTGGCAGACCGTCGGCGTGCTGCTCGGGGCGTGGTGGTGCGGGGCGCGCGTCGTGGCCGAAGGGGCCGGCGCGCGGGTGGCGTTCGTCGGCCCGGACGACCCGGAGCCGACCGGCGCGGCGGCGACCGCCGTCGTCACGCTCGACCCGATGGGCCGCGGGCTGGCCGAGGCGCCGGGCGGCGGCGCGTTCGACTACCTGACGGAGGCCCGCGCGGCGGGCGACCAGTACACCCCGCTCTTCCCGATCCCCGGCGACACGGCCGCGCTGTTCGAGTCCACTGTGGACGAGGTGCTGGCCGAGGCCCGCGCCCGCGCGGCGAAACTCGGCCTGAGCGCGGACGACCGCGTGCTGTCCACAAGGGACTGGGACGGGCCGGAGGACATCCTCGACGGCCTGCTCGTCCCCCTCGCCGCCGGCGTCCACCTGGTGCACGTGAGCAACGCGGACGAGGCGAAGCTGGGCGCCCGCCGTGACGCGGAGCGCACCACGGCGGACCTCCCGACCTAG
- the rfbD gene encoding dTDP-4-dehydrorhamnose reductase yields the protein MLVRLTVLVPGGSGQLGRDLAAPASPDVDVIAPGSAELDLTQTGQVLAAVGALADRARENGSAPVVVNAAAYTAVDRAETDEDRAFAVNADGPRVLAAACASRRVPLIHVSTDYVFSGDATTPYEPSDELGPRSAYGRTKAAGEDAVLGSGASSWVVRTGWLYGRSGSNFVKTMARLESSRPELSVVDDQIGGPTWTADLAAGLMELAARVAAGDGPERRILHCTNAGSVSWCGFAQAIFTHLGADPARVRPCTSAEYPQAATRPAYSVLSPASWKEAWLTPMRPWEEALAAYFRAQ from the coding sequence GTGCTCGTGCGGCTGACGGTGCTCGTGCCCGGCGGTTCCGGACAGCTCGGCCGCGACCTGGCCGCGCCGGCGTCCCCGGACGTCGACGTCATCGCCCCCGGCTCGGCCGAACTGGACCTGACGCAGACCGGTCAGGTCCTGGCGGCGGTCGGCGCGCTGGCCGACCGCGCCCGCGAGAACGGCTCGGCCCCGGTGGTGGTCAACGCGGCGGCGTACACGGCGGTCGACCGAGCGGAGACGGACGAGGACCGCGCGTTCGCGGTGAACGCCGACGGCCCCCGGGTCCTGGCCGCGGCGTGCGCGTCCCGGCGGGTACCGCTGATCCACGTGTCGACGGACTACGTCTTTTCCGGCGATGCCACCACGCCGTACGAGCCTTCGGACGAGCTGGGTCCGCGTTCGGCGTACGGCCGCACCAAAGCGGCGGGTGAAGACGCCGTGCTCGGCTCGGGTGCGTCGTCCTGGGTGGTGCGGACGGGGTGGCTGTACGGGCGTTCGGGTTCGAACTTCGTGAAGACCATGGCACGCCTGGAGTCTTCGCGACCCGAACTGTCCGTTGTGGACGATCAGATCGGCGGTCCCACGTGGACCGCCGACCTGGCCGCGGGGCTCATGGAGCTGGCTGCCCGGGTGGCGGCCGGTGACGGGCCGGAACGCCGGATCCTGCACTGCACCAACGCGGGCTCGGTGAGCTGGTGCGGCTTCGCCCAGGCGATCTTCACGCACCTGGGCGCGGACCCCGCGCGGGTGCGGCCGTGCACGTCGGCGGAGTACCCCCAGGCAGCGACGCGGCCGGCGTACTCGGTGCTGTCCCCGGCTTCGTGGAAAGAAGCGTGGCTGACCCCGATGCGGCCCTGGGAAGAAGCCCTGGCGGCCTACTTCCGAGCTCAGTGA
- a CDS encoding LCP family protein, translating to MEDEQEKPDPVAEPVTERDDPEWKPSPFPRAVAPAPVAPSRVRRAGRVTRRIAVGLVSVLALGASGYAYVTKDQLQSTVPTTDALTPRAGEPAPPPADDGADDILLVGSDARTDAQGNQLPPRVLKELRTEANGGAVNTDTVIVLRVPKNGSKPSAVSVPRDTWTDIPGRGKAKINSAYGIAKAHFAQQLREQGERDQAKIERDSDTEGRRVLVQAVQDLTQVRIDHYAEINLLGFYLLTEALGGVKVCLNHATEDKDSGANFRRGEQTVSGGEALSFVRQRKNLPRGDLDRIVRQQAFLSSALHQVLSAGTLTSPGTLAGLMDAVHRSLTLDPGLDLLQFAQQAKGIASGDLTFATIPVITANGRSEDGQSIVEVDPAAVREFVAGLAGRSAPAAAKAPGGAPAGGGSGSGAAPAAAPLLQASDGVPCVN from the coding sequence GTGGAAGACGAGCAGGAAAAGCCGGATCCGGTCGCGGAGCCGGTGACGGAGCGCGACGATCCCGAGTGGAAGCCGTCGCCGTTCCCGCGTGCGGTGGCCCCCGCTCCGGTGGCGCCTTCGCGAGTGCGCCGGGCCGGGCGGGTCACCCGCCGGATCGCGGTCGGGCTCGTCTCGGTGCTCGCGCTCGGCGCCAGCGGCTACGCCTACGTCACCAAGGACCAGCTGCAGAGCACGGTCCCGACGACCGACGCGCTCACCCCGCGCGCCGGCGAGCCCGCGCCGCCGCCCGCGGACGACGGCGCCGACGACATCCTGCTCGTCGGCAGCGACGCGCGGACGGACGCACAGGGCAACCAGCTCCCGCCGCGGGTGCTGAAGGAGCTGCGGACCGAAGCCAACGGCGGCGCGGTGAACACCGACACGGTGATCGTGCTGCGGGTGCCGAAGAACGGCTCGAAGCCGTCCGCGGTCTCGGTGCCGCGCGACACGTGGACGGACATCCCGGGCCGCGGCAAGGCGAAGATCAACTCCGCCTACGGCATCGCGAAGGCGCACTTCGCGCAGCAACTGCGCGAGCAGGGCGAGCGCGACCAGGCGAAGATCGAGCGCGACTCCGACACCGAGGGCCGCCGGGTGCTGGTGCAGGCGGTGCAGGACCTCACGCAGGTGCGGATCGACCACTACGCCGAGATCAACCTGCTGGGCTTCTACCTGCTCACCGAGGCGCTCGGCGGCGTCAAGGTGTGCCTGAACCACGCGACCGAGGACAAGGATTCGGGCGCGAACTTCCGCCGCGGCGAGCAGACGGTGTCCGGCGGCGAAGCGCTCTCGTTCGTCCGCCAGCGCAAGAACCTGCCGCGCGGCGACCTCGACCGGATCGTGCGCCAGCAGGCGTTCCTGTCCTCGGCGCTGCACCAGGTGCTCTCGGCGGGCACGCTGACCAGCCCCGGCACGCTGGCCGGCCTGATGGACGCGGTGCACCGGTCGCTGACCCTGGACCCGGGGCTCGACCTGCTGCAGTTCGCGCAGCAGGCGAAAGGCATCGCGTCGGGCGACCTGACGTTCGCAACGATCCCGGTGATCACGGCGAACGGCCGCAGCGAGGACGGCCAGAGCATCGTGGAGGTCGATCCCGCGGCGGTCCGCGAGTTCGTGGCGGGCCTGGCGGGCCGCTCGGCACCGGCAGCGGCGAAGGCCCCGGGCGGAGCCCCGGCGGGCGGCGGATCGGGCAGCGGCGCCGCCCCCGCCGCGGCGCCGCTGCTCCAGGCCTCCGACGGAGTCCCCTGCGTCAACTAG